The Nitrososphaerota archaeon genome has a segment encoding these proteins:
- a CDS encoding ABC transporter ATP-binding protein → MAELKIDNLKTYFFTSTGTVRAVDGVSFSLDGKSIGIAGESGSGKTTLGLSILNLIPPPGRIVSGSILLDGKDIVQLDQEKYRTEVRWKQISMVFQGAMNALNPVYTIGRQLMEPLKFHSGLVGEEAKKLAEDALSDVGLDASIMQRYPHELSGGMKQRAVIAMALILKPKIVIADEPTTALDVIVQAQVINLLKQLKKDLGISIMIITHDLSVISEIADLVGIMYAGELVEIGSAEDIYNNPKHPYTQRLLNAVPRIRGKATKLESIPGSPPDLKNPPSGCRFHPRCPYVMNVCKVSSPSYFTFGSDHKATCWLYKEKV, encoded by the coding sequence TTGGCTGAACTCAAAATAGATAACTTGAAGACGTATTTCTTCACATCTACAGGGACTGTACGGGCAGTTGACGGTGTGTCATTCTCACTTGATGGAAAGTCTATTGGGATAGCGGGAGAATCAGGTTCTGGCAAGACAACACTAGGTCTTTCCATTTTGAATCTTATACCTCCACCTGGAAGGATAGTTTCAGGCTCGATACTCTTAGACGGGAAAGACATTGTACAGTTGGATCAGGAAAAGTACAGAACAGAGGTACGCTGGAAGCAGATTTCGATGGTATTCCAAGGTGCCATGAACGCACTGAACCCTGTTTATACGATTGGGCGCCAATTGATGGAACCTCTGAAGTTCCATTCTGGACTGGTCGGAGAAGAGGCAAAAAAACTGGCTGAGGATGCATTGAGTGATGTAGGGCTTGATGCCAGTATAATGCAACGCTATCCGCACGAACTAAGTGGCGGGATGAAACAAAGGGCAGTTATTGCAATGGCCCTGATCTTAAAACCAAAAATTGTAATTGCGGATGAGCCTACGACTGCTCTTGACGTAATAGTTCAGGCTCAGGTAATCAACCTCTTAAAACAGTTGAAGAAAGATCTAGGGATTTCAATCATGATAATTACCCATGATTTGAGCGTGATTTCTGAAATTGCAGACTTGGTAGGAATTATGTACGCTGGTGAACTGGTGGAAATTGGTTCTGCAGAAGATATTTACAACAACCCTAAACATCCTTACACCCAAAGGCTTCTAAACGCAGTCCCAAGGATTCGAGGAAAGGCTACAAAACTCGAATCTATACCTGGATCACCGCCAGACCTCAAGAACCCTCCATCAGGTTGCAGGTTCCATCCTCGTTGCCCATATGTTATGAACGTGTGCAAAGTTTCGAGTCCTTCGTATTTCACCTTCGGCTCTGATCATAAGGCCACTTGCTGGCTATACAAGGAAAAAGTCTGA
- a CDS encoding ABC transporter permease, which produces MAQRGIRSLWRDFAKQPEGILGLSILTLLLIATSIALTSLPQETFTEWSDPTYWTRYPKTAAPAWINLFSLTKQPEHLILHQPSINEDIVGGLKRVTHTYTLDYAYDDFSNDISLNYFLNYGATPPQIEFRVTRPDGEVFSLSRTTAPSPPPQISIYRLNGSISSADRILRNNVLQQFSKPNCPFSALNDTRANVLIFQASCDKIDTSSRVLKGVYIFEISFFFFGPVDKVQTTELIVGGRVFGFMGTDDLGRDIWVGVLWGTPVALFIGLTVSILGTGIGLMYGVASGYFGGKTDEAMMRFSDIVISFPLLFLLIIIAVSTRMTIGLLIIVLVVFGWPGLSKVTRSIALQLKTLPYVEVSQLIGASSKWVMIRHIVPQITPYVIASVALSVPGPILTEAGLSFLGLGDPTLPTWGKILNDAYVFGAGARQLWWWIMPPGVMLALTAISFVLVGNALDKVLNPKMRSL; this is translated from the coding sequence GTGGCGCAAAGGGGAATTAGGTCTTTATGGAGAGACTTTGCTAAACAGCCCGAAGGAATTCTGGGCCTATCCATTCTGACTCTGCTTCTCATAGCAACATCTATAGCACTAACTTCACTCCCTCAAGAGACTTTTACAGAATGGAGCGACCCGACATATTGGACCAGATATCCGAAGACTGCTGCACCGGCTTGGATAAACCTCTTCTCATTGACAAAACAACCTGAGCATCTAATTCTCCACCAACCCTCCATCAATGAAGATATTGTGGGAGGTCTGAAAAGAGTCACGCATACTTACACGCTAGATTACGCATACGATGATTTTTCCAACGATATCAGTCTAAATTATTTTTTGAACTATGGAGCAACTCCGCCGCAAATAGAATTCAGAGTTACGAGGCCTGATGGAGAGGTCTTTTCACTTTCACGTACGACTGCGCCATCTCCCCCGCCTCAAATTTCAATATACAGACTGAACGGGAGCATTTCATCGGCTGATAGAATCTTAAGAAATAATGTTCTGCAGCAGTTTTCTAAACCAAACTGCCCTTTTTCAGCTCTTAACGATACTCGAGCCAATGTTCTGATATTTCAAGCAAGCTGTGACAAAATTGATACAAGTTCACGTGTTCTTAAAGGGGTGTATATTTTCGAAATCTCGTTCTTTTTCTTTGGGCCAGTTGATAAGGTTCAGACGACAGAGTTGATAGTTGGGGGAAGAGTCTTCGGTTTTATGGGCACAGATGATCTTGGAAGAGATATCTGGGTAGGAGTACTTTGGGGAACACCCGTTGCGCTCTTCATAGGACTAACAGTATCAATACTTGGGACTGGCATAGGGTTGATGTATGGTGTCGCAAGCGGCTATTTTGGAGGGAAGACTGATGAGGCTATGATGCGTTTCAGCGACATCGTCATATCCTTTCCATTGTTATTTCTTTTGATTATTATCGCTGTTTCTACTCGGATGACCATAGGTCTTTTGATAATCGTTCTTGTGGTATTTGGCTGGCCTGGCCTTTCTAAGGTTACAAGAAGCATCGCGTTACAGCTGAAAACATTACCATACGTGGAAGTGTCGCAGTTGATTGGAGCTTCCAGCAAATGGGTCATGATAAGACATATAGTTCCTCAGATAACGCCATATGTTATAGCAAGTGTGGCACTTTCCGTGCCTGGACCAATTCTTACAGAGGCAGGTTTGAGCTTTCTAGGACTTGGGGATCCTACTCTTCCTACATGGGGTAAGATTCTGAACGATGCATATGTATTCGGTGCGGGCGCGAGACAGCTTTGGTGGTGGATCATGCCACCTGGAGTTATGCTAGCCCTAACTGCAATTTCTTTTGTATTAGTTGGAAATGCGCTTGACAAGGTTCTGAATCCAAAGATGCGGAGTTTGTAA
- a CDS encoding ABC transporter ATP-binding protein, with protein MQNNYLITAENVSKWFPIRRGLSDIVLRRPIHYVKAVDNLSFKIRQGEIFVLVGESGCGKTTLGKLLLRAYELDAGKIIFDHIDISTLKGDELKQFRKNAQVIFQDPYASLDPRFTAWDVLNEPLNVHSIGSTKEERKEIVFRAMEDVKLVPPEDFLERFPHMLSGGQRQRLAMARTLVLQPKFIVADEPVSMLDLSIRAEILELMFSLKQRRNITYLYITHDLSTARYVGDTIGIMYLGKIVEMGRAIDVIEKPLHPYTQALLDAVPEPDPSNRSKERHVRITGEIPSPANIPSGCSLHPRCPYAFAPCPTKYPEMKQVSGGRLVSCYLYEPTVSGVRTD; from the coding sequence ATGCAAAATAATTACTTAATAACTGCAGAAAATGTTTCGAAATGGTTCCCTATACGCAGGGGTCTTTCTGACATTGTTCTGCGAAGACCTATCCATTATGTAAAGGCTGTTGACAACCTAAGTTTCAAGATAAGGCAAGGGGAGATTTTCGTTCTCGTAGGAGAATCTGGATGTGGAAAGACTACGCTCGGCAAGCTCCTTCTTAGAGCCTATGAGCTCGATGCTGGGAAGATCATTTTTGATCACATTGATATTTCAACGCTAAAGGGGGATGAGCTAAAGCAGTTCAGAAAAAACGCCCAAGTGATCTTTCAGGACCCTTATGCTTCGTTAGACCCAAGATTTACTGCTTGGGATGTGCTTAATGAACCATTGAACGTGCATTCTATAGGTAGCACAAAAGAGGAGCGCAAAGAAATCGTATTTCGCGCAATGGAGGATGTTAAACTAGTTCCTCCTGAAGACTTCCTCGAAAGATTTCCTCATATGCTCTCTGGAGGGCAGAGACAAAGACTTGCTATGGCCAGAACTCTAGTACTTCAACCGAAATTTATTGTTGCTGATGAGCCAGTTTCAATGTTGGATTTGTCCATAAGGGCAGAGATTCTAGAACTGATGTTCTCGCTAAAGCAACGCAGAAACATAACGTATCTTTACATCACGCATGATCTATCTACGGCAAGATACGTGGGGGACACTATAGGGATAATGTATCTTGGGAAGATCGTGGAAATGGGGAGAGCGATTGACGTTATTGAGAAGCCTTTGCACCCATACACACAAGCACTGCTTGACGCAGTGCCTGAGCCAGATCCATCAAACAGATCTAAAGAAAGGCATGTCAGAATTACTGGTGAAATACCTAGCCCTGCAAACATACCTAGTGGATGTTCTCTGCACCCGAGGTGCCCCTATGCCTTCGCTCCATGTCCTACAAAATACCCAGAAATGAAACAGGTTTCTGGCGGACGTTTAGTTTCCTGTTACCTGTATGAACCTACAGTTTCCGGAGTCAGAACAGACTGA
- a CDS encoding ABC transporter substrate-binding protein, protein MFISRNVNYRKIVGLTLAFVFLTSGVFSNTAQVSAQQQAKGPYLDEITFVHYLDEQIAAKEVQAGNLQAYYWRIPLEVADDMKKDPNVVVTESPGGMWSLVLNPVKTDKLNPFSIREVRYALNFLINREFVVNEILRGYGAPQVAVYGIYDPDYLVVADEVDALGIKYNPELANQMINDVMTKAGAQKVGGKWMMNNEPITIKFFIRSDDPRRTALGGAVTSSLENAGFTVEKVFGDLTKAFEIVYGSDPKQGQWHMYTEGWGRSAFAKYDTVVDAQMYAPWFGNMPGWGEESYASYQHPELDDWSKRVSTGNFTSKAERDELIRKVILEGIRESVRIFVISQIEPYVSNKNFKGTVNDFGAGLKTRFTSINGRIGDTQGGSVKIGMKQIYQGSWNGPAGIKDSYSTMIWYTLYDPISWTNPHTGEVFPIAPRLKWSVETAGPKGKLDVPSDAINWDRASQSFKPIGAGVKATSKIATEVTLSNWHHGLPMSRQDFLYGLYFGQQWGLSKRGEPTYDPEYSSQSEPGAKLFKGIRFIGDNKAEVYVDFWHFDQNYIADSGTVWAGMPWEISAAAEKVVLDKKAAYSRSAATAGKLPWLSLIIKNDADLVKAALQEMKDKGIVPAALQGVVTREEATRRYDAAIKWINEKGHGLISNGPYWLVGYNPDARTITVKRNTDPTYPTPLGFFKDFEVARTAQIKNIQVPSTLEAGKAATVRINVDIGGQPSAKAQLTYRIVDSQGKTVLKGNAAAVQPTGTYNIALASADTSKLQVGSYEFKLFAVSPDAIKPDIYQTSFLVSPSISQPGAPRLGQQESPATPSQQVLGMETTVLIGIAVAVIVVGAGIAFFRGRSKKAV, encoded by the coding sequence ATGTTTATTTCTCGAAACGTGAACTATCGAAAGATAGTAGGGTTAACACTGGCTTTTGTATTCTTAACGTCAGGAGTTTTTTCAAACACGGCGCAGGTATCCGCACAGCAACAGGCAAAGGGTCCCTATCTTGACGAGATAACCTTTGTCCATTACTTGGATGAACAGATAGCGGCAAAAGAAGTTCAGGCTGGAAACCTGCAGGCATACTACTGGAGAATTCCCTTGGAAGTTGCAGATGACATGAAGAAGGATCCCAACGTCGTTGTAACAGAGTCACCTGGAGGCATGTGGAGCCTTGTTCTAAACCCAGTAAAAACTGACAAATTGAATCCGTTTTCTATCAGAGAAGTCAGGTACGCATTAAACTTCCTCATAAACAGAGAATTTGTAGTGAATGAAATCCTTCGTGGATATGGAGCTCCTCAGGTTGCCGTTTATGGAATCTATGATCCAGATTATCTTGTAGTTGCAGATGAAGTTGACGCGCTTGGCATAAAATATAACCCCGAACTTGCTAACCAAATGATTAATGATGTCATGACAAAAGCCGGGGCGCAGAAAGTTGGCGGAAAATGGATGATGAATAACGAGCCTATAACGATAAAGTTCTTCATAAGAAGCGATGATCCAAGGAGAACGGCTCTAGGCGGTGCGGTGACATCTAGCCTAGAAAACGCTGGTTTCACGGTTGAAAAGGTTTTTGGAGACCTAACTAAAGCCTTTGAAATTGTATATGGTTCTGACCCGAAGCAAGGGCAGTGGCACATGTACACCGAAGGATGGGGTCGTTCTGCGTTCGCAAAATATGATACCGTTGTTGACGCACAAATGTATGCGCCTTGGTTCGGTAATATGCCAGGCTGGGGAGAAGAATCGTATGCCAGCTACCAGCATCCAGAGCTTGATGACTGGAGCAAGAGGGTTTCCACAGGAAACTTTACATCTAAAGCAGAGCGTGATGAGTTAATCAGAAAGGTTATTCTTGAAGGAATAAGAGAGTCGGTAAGGATTTTTGTCATCAGTCAGATAGAACCTTACGTTTCAAATAAAAACTTCAAGGGGACCGTCAATGACTTCGGCGCAGGTCTCAAGACAAGGTTCACTTCTATAAACGGACGAATCGGGGATACACAGGGTGGCTCAGTCAAAATAGGAATGAAACAGATATACCAAGGTTCTTGGAACGGCCCAGCAGGTATTAAGGATAGCTATTCAACGATGATCTGGTATACCCTGTATGATCCTATTAGCTGGACTAATCCTCATACTGGTGAAGTGTTCCCAATAGCGCCAAGACTAAAGTGGAGTGTCGAAACTGCTGGTCCGAAGGGTAAACTTGATGTACCTTCTGATGCAATAAACTGGGATCGAGCTTCGCAATCATTCAAACCTATAGGTGCGGGTGTAAAAGCAACCAGTAAGATTGCAACCGAAGTGACACTTAGCAATTGGCATCACGGCTTACCGATGAGCAGACAGGACTTTTTATATGGTCTATACTTTGGACAACAGTGGGGCTTGAGCAAGCGCGGCGAACCAACATATGATCCTGAATATAGTTCGCAATCAGAACCAGGTGCAAAATTATTCAAGGGTATACGCTTTATTGGGGACAACAAGGCGGAGGTTTATGTCGACTTCTGGCACTTCGACCAGAACTATATTGCAGATTCTGGAACAGTTTGGGCAGGAATGCCGTGGGAGATAAGCGCGGCTGCAGAGAAAGTTGTACTCGACAAGAAAGCTGCATATTCCCGCTCCGCAGCCACAGCAGGAAAGCTACCATGGCTCTCTTTGATAATAAAGAACGATGCCGATCTTGTTAAAGCTGCCTTACAAGAGATGAAGGACAAGGGTATAGTACCAGCAGCTCTACAGGGCGTTGTCACCAGAGAAGAGGCTACAAGGCGCTATGATGCCGCGATCAAGTGGATAAATGAAAAGGGACACGGACTGATTAGCAATGGTCCATACTGGCTTGTTGGATATAACCCGGACGCAAGGACGATAACCGTGAAAAGGAATACAGATCCGACATACCCGACTCCACTCGGTTTCTTCAAGGACTTTGAAGTTGCTAGGACTGCCCAGATAAAGAATATTCAAGTACCTTCAACACTTGAAGCTGGTAAAGCGGCAACCGTTAGAATAAATGTTGACATAGGAGGACAGCCAAGTGCTAAAGCGCAGCTTACATACAGAATAGTCGATTCTCAAGGTAAGACTGTTCTAAAAGGCAACGCAGCAGCAGTGCAACCTACTGGAACCTATAACATAGCATTGGCAAGTGCAGATACATCTAAGCTTCAGGTCGGTTCATATGAATTCAAACTCTTCGCCGTAAGTCCAGATGCTATCAAGCCCGACATTTATCAGACGTCGTTCTTGGTATCTCCTTCCATTTCGCAGCCAGGAGCTCCAAGGCTTGGACAGCAAGAATCACCTGCAACACCATCACAACAGGTGCTGGGCATGGAAACTACTGTACTAATCGGCATAGCCGTTGCTGTAATAGTTGTTGGCGCAGGCATAGCTTTCTTCAGAGGAAGATCGAAGAAAGCGGTATAG
- a CDS encoding ABC transporter permease, whose product MAGEATDNVVRRGAEVYVRGDIAEQCRSQPQPSFCRDAAAIQQQMRTMTSRYLEDIGLNEPWWSPKRLWYKAYSLATLNLGESYYQRSYSGSNIVRDIILEALPKTVLLFSTATILSLFLGLLIGIRAARRPGGLLDRLISTIGVASGTVPLWWVGIIVILFFSYTLRIFPARATPLIPPSDPAYIPSLLYHMILPLVTITSLSFGSWAYVVRNLVIGIMQEDYITVAMAKGVPERNILYGHVLRSAAPPVITIVILSLSGSLGGALITEAVFDWPGMGRLFYQAIGGLDIPIVIGLVYVTTALYLASIFIIDLLYGLFDPRVKAG is encoded by the coding sequence ATGGCTGGTGAAGCCACAGATAATGTGGTCAGGAGGGGGGCAGAGGTCTATGTAAGAGGGGATATAGCAGAGCAGTGTAGGAGTCAGCCCCAACCTAGCTTCTGCAGGGATGCAGCTGCTATTCAACAGCAGATGAGGACCATGACGTCTAGGTATCTGGAAGATATTGGCCTGAATGAGCCTTGGTGGTCGCCCAAGAGGTTGTGGTACAAGGCGTACAGTCTTGCCACTCTGAATCTAGGCGAGTCCTATTATCAACGCAGCTATAGCGGCTCTAATATAGTTAGAGATATAATTCTTGAAGCACTACCAAAGACAGTCCTCCTTTTCAGTACCGCAACAATTCTGAGCCTTTTTCTAGGTCTTCTCATTGGTATCAGAGCGGCAAGAAGGCCTGGTGGACTTCTTGATAGGCTGATTTCTACCATAGGTGTAGCAAGCGGGACAGTCCCGTTATGGTGGGTGGGCATTATAGTAATTCTGTTTTTTTCTTACACTCTGAGAATATTTCCTGCTAGGGCTACTCCTCTAATACCACCAAGTGATCCTGCCTATATACCGTCACTGCTCTACCACATGATACTCCCATTGGTTACCATCACATCGCTCAGTTTCGGTAGCTGGGCATATGTTGTACGAAACTTAGTTATTGGGATTATGCAGGAAGACTACATTACAGTAGCTATGGCAAAAGGAGTTCCAGAAAGAAACATCCTCTATGGGCATGTGCTAAGGAGTGCTGCGCCACCCGTAATTACAATCGTAATCCTGAGCCTCTCAGGTTCTCTGGGAGGAGCTTTAATTACAGAGGCTGTGTTCGATTGGCCAGGCATGGGAAGACTCTTCTACCAAGCTATAGGTGGCTTAGACATACCAATCGTAATCGGCCTTGTGTACGTTACTACTGCACTTTACCTTGCAAGCATCTTTATCATCGATTTGTTATATGGTCTTTTTGATCCAAGAGTGAAGGCAGGTTGA
- a CDS encoding ATP-dependent DNA ligase gives MLYSVVAETYQALEMTKKRLELTDILTNLFKQTQKELIDKVVYLTQGKLYPDFTGIEIGIAEKLATRAISTVSGVSEDVIEKVYQKTGDIGAAAMEVLKHKIQATLFSEALTVEIVFLTLEKIANVSGSGSIDVKLGHLSNLLTNASPLEAKYIVRTVTGNLRLGIADYTVLDALSVAFVGDKSGRPELERAYNLSSDLGLVAKEVAIGGLKQIKAFKVKVGNPIRPMLAERMASAKEIVEKFGGKVAAEYKLDGERLQIHVSPENADVFSRRLEKITSHYSDIASLVKGSIKAKNAILEGEAVAIDIETGDYLPFQELMHRRRKYDIDKAIKQYPVSLNLFDILYLDGKDLTELPYTKRRVLLQKMLQDGDRLNLVPAITTSDTGEIEKFMQEAISSGCEGLVIKDRNSTYRAGAREFLWVKLKREYRSELTDSLDLVVVGGFHGRGRRVGKYGALLLASYDKNTDVFRTVCKVGTGFTDEDLIKLYDMLQKYKIQHVHSRVNSKMEADVWFIPNIVLEIISSEITLSPIHTAKMDAIRKDAGLALRFPKFTGKIRDDKNPEDATTTDELLEMYQAQLKKIEAEPFQTEAVEREGQRLQ, from the coding sequence TTGCTATATTCTGTAGTTGCGGAGACGTACCAAGCGCTCGAGATGACTAAGAAGCGGCTAGAGCTTACAGACATTCTAACAAATCTCTTCAAGCAAACACAGAAGGAGCTTATCGATAAAGTCGTCTACCTTACACAGGGCAAGCTGTATCCAGATTTCACGGGCATAGAAATCGGAATAGCAGAAAAACTTGCTACACGGGCAATTTCTACAGTGTCTGGAGTTTCTGAGGACGTTATTGAGAAGGTGTACCAAAAGACTGGAGACATTGGAGCAGCGGCTATGGAAGTGCTCAAACATAAGATTCAGGCTACATTGTTTAGCGAGGCTTTGACTGTAGAAATAGTATTTCTGACACTTGAAAAGATCGCAAACGTTTCGGGTTCTGGCTCTATCGATGTTAAACTCGGACATCTTTCTAATTTGTTAACCAATGCGAGTCCACTCGAAGCAAAGTATATTGTAAGAACGGTTACTGGAAACTTGAGATTAGGTATTGCAGATTATACTGTGCTGGACGCTCTGTCAGTGGCATTTGTTGGCGATAAGAGCGGCAGACCTGAACTCGAAAGGGCCTACAACCTTTCCAGTGATTTAGGGTTAGTCGCAAAAGAGGTTGCCATAGGAGGATTAAAGCAGATTAAAGCTTTCAAGGTCAAAGTCGGCAACCCGATAAGGCCCATGCTTGCAGAGAGAATGGCATCAGCCAAGGAAATAGTGGAGAAGTTTGGGGGTAAAGTGGCGGCAGAATACAAGCTTGACGGTGAGAGACTTCAGATTCATGTTTCTCCTGAAAACGCTGATGTGTTTTCAAGGCGCTTGGAGAAGATAACCTCCCATTATAGCGATATCGCCAGCCTTGTGAAAGGTAGTATCAAAGCTAAGAATGCAATCCTCGAAGGAGAGGCTGTTGCTATCGATATTGAAACTGGAGACTACTTACCATTCCAAGAACTGATGCATAGAAGAAGGAAATACGACATTGATAAAGCCATAAAACAATATCCAGTTTCTCTTAACCTGTTCGACATTTTGTACCTTGACGGAAAGGATCTTACTGAATTGCCTTATACAAAGAGAAGAGTACTATTACAAAAAATGTTGCAGGATGGAGATAGGTTGAATCTAGTCCCAGCAATTACCACATCTGATACTGGAGAAATAGAGAAGTTTATGCAGGAAGCGATCTCAAGTGGATGCGAGGGTCTGGTCATAAAGGACAGGAACAGTACATATAGGGCTGGAGCCAGAGAGTTCCTCTGGGTCAAGCTAAAGAGGGAATATAGGAGCGAGTTGACAGATTCCCTCGACCTTGTTGTTGTTGGAGGGTTTCATGGGAGGGGGAGGAGGGTAGGGAAATACGGTGCGTTGCTGCTCGCATCTTATGATAAAAACACCGATGTTTTCAGAACCGTCTGCAAGGTTGGCACAGGTTTCACTGACGAAGACCTGATCAAACTTTATGACATGCTACAGAAGTACAAAATACAGCACGTTCATTCACGAGTAAATTCAAAGATGGAAGCCGACGTCTGGTTTATTCCGAACATTGTCCTAGAAATAATAAGTTCTGAAATTACTCTGAGCCCTATACACACTGCAAAAATGGATGCGATTCGGAAAGACGCTGGCTTGGCATTAAGGTTTCCAAAGTTTACTGGTAAAATTAGGGATGACAAGAATCCAGAAGATGCCACTACAACTGACGAACTACTAGAAATGTACCAGGCACAATTAAAGAAGATTGAAGCTGAGCCATTTCAGACGGAAGCAGTTGAACGAGAGGGCCAGCGTTTGCAATGA
- a CDS encoding isocitrate lyase/PEP mutase family protein, protein MGRAKHLRRLVERTGSILVPGVYDALSAKIAERAGFEVIFHTGYGTAASLIAQPDVGLVSFGEMVNRVAYICRSVNVPVICDADTGYGNAVNVYRTVKEYIWAGASGMIVEDQVWPKRCGHMTGKETISREESLGKINAAVDARDEVDSDVIIIARTDAIATEGLQEAIARAKEFKKAGADIIFLEAPKSYEQLGEISKQINTPMLLNQIERGATPLLPFNRAEQLGFKIVLYPLTSLYAAAKSIRDSLTYLKKKQTSEGFQNNLIPFGDFNKLVGYDEFHKLEMKYVPKKSQRK, encoded by the coding sequence ATGGGAAGAGCTAAACATCTTCGCAGATTAGTTGAAAGAACTGGTTCGATACTCGTACCTGGGGTTTATGATGCACTATCGGCAAAGATCGCAGAGAGAGCAGGCTTCGAAGTAATATTCCACACGGGTTATGGTACTGCAGCGTCATTGATTGCTCAGCCAGATGTTGGATTGGTAAGTTTTGGAGAGATGGTTAACAGAGTTGCATACATTTGCAGATCTGTAAACGTACCCGTAATCTGCGATGCTGACACTGGGTATGGCAACGCTGTTAACGTATACAGAACCGTAAAAGAATACATCTGGGCAGGTGCTTCGGGGATGATTGTTGAGGATCAGGTTTGGCCAAAAAGATGCGGGCATATGACTGGCAAGGAAACTATCTCACGAGAAGAAAGTCTGGGCAAAATCAACGCTGCTGTAGATGCTAGAGATGAAGTTGATTCTGACGTCATAATAATTGCAAGGACTGACGCTATTGCTACTGAAGGGCTGCAGGAAGCTATTGCTAGGGCAAAAGAGTTCAAGAAAGCTGGTGCGGACATAATATTCTTGGAAGCTCCCAAATCGTATGAACAATTGGGTGAGATTTCTAAGCAGATCAATACCCCTATGCTACTTAATCAGATTGAAAGAGGCGCAACTCCATTATTGCCCTTTAACAGGGCTGAGCAATTGGGCTTCAAGATAGTCTTGTATCCCCTAACATCACTCTATGCAGCGGCAAAATCCATCAGGGATTCACTAACATATTTGAAGAAGAAGCAGACATCTGAAGGATTTCAGAACAATTTGATACCGTTCGGCGACTTCAACAAGCTTGTGGGTTATGATGAGTTTCATAAATTAGAAATGAAATATGTACCCAAAAAGTCTCAGCGAAAGTAA
- a CDS encoding DUF362 domain-containing protein → MSVRIAQTRNELAKGLAEDLQSFASKINEKNVLIKASSGYPKPPPFTVDIEIVKETARICRRLGAKKISIIEGSTALDGARTVANTLGFESVEGAEFVDADDTPITKIHLQNRIHWDYLYLPKIVLDSDFRISIAVLKIEDGAKFYSGVIKNLLGMPPRRIYRGKRPWARGKLHQSLHASILDLVRTTNFDYGILDATLMLRGMANMGKKRQFGKYYFGTDLIKIDKTALSNAGYEQAFAPFIKYLPE, encoded by the coding sequence TTGTCAGTAAGAATTGCTCAAACAAGAAACGAGCTAGCAAAGGGGTTGGCAGAAGACTTGCAGTCTTTTGCATCAAAGATTAATGAGAAAAACGTGTTGATAAAAGCAAGTAGTGGTTATCCCAAGCCCCCTCCATTTACCGTGGACATAGAAATAGTCAAAGAAACTGCAAGGATCTGCAGGCGATTAGGTGCAAAGAAAATTAGCATAATAGAAGGTTCAACTGCACTAGATGGTGCTCGAACAGTCGCAAATACTCTTGGATTCGAGAGTGTCGAGGGGGCAGAGTTTGTCGATGCCGATGACACTCCAATTACGAAGATTCATCTGCAGAATAGAATCCACTGGGATTATCTGTACCTGCCGAAAATAGTGCTTGATTCTGATTTTAGAATCTCAATTGCAGTGCTAAAAATCGAGGACGGGGCGAAGTTCTACAGCGGAGTCATCAAAAACCTTCTGGGAATGCCACCAAGACGTATATACAGAGGGAAAAGACCTTGGGCTAGAGGTAAGCTCCACCAGAGTCTTCACGCCTCGATATTAGATCTCGTTAGAACAACCAATTTTGATTATGGAATCTTGGATGCCACATTAATGTTAAGGGGAATGGCAAATATGGGGAAGAAGCGGCAATTTGGGAAGTACTATTTTGGAACAGATCTTATCAAAATCGACAAGACGGCACTTTCTAATGCAGGATACGAACAGGCTTTCGCACCATTTATCAAGTATCTTCCCGAATGA